One stretch of Methermicoccus shengliensis DSM 18856 DNA includes these proteins:
- a CDS encoding ribbon-helix-helix protein, CopG family, which produces MKLFHRVTISLTDEEMKLLEELRRDSGESLSQIFRDALYIYYRLVKAGKKAGVDYRKYFNDIERLAYHIYNVEMRQFVILDREFYRVLLKKLQKIERPEEIVDEEFVNAVKGIARLFLIDYGWNENTSDVEKAEAVLRTIEFAGGGTFVKVNEHEFVFRTPPENLIVTKIIIKTLLESGGIKASFETTSERIFIRVES; this is translated from the coding sequence ATGAAATTATTCCATAGGGTTACCATATCTCTCACCGACGAGGAGATGAAACTTCTGGAAGAGCTCAGAAGGGATAGTGGAGAGAGTTTAAGTCAGATTTTCAGGGATGCACTTTACATATATTACCGGCTGGTTAAAGCGGGGAAAAAAGCTGGAGTTGATTACAGGAAGTATTTTAATGATATAGAGAGGCTCGCATATCATATATATAATGTTGAAATGAGGCAATTTGTAATTCTCGACAGAGAATTTTACAGAGTTTTACTGAAAAAACTCCAAAAAATTGAGAGACCAGAGGAAATAGTTGATGAAGAATTTGTGAATGCTGTAAAAGGTATTGCAAGGCTGTTTTTAATCGATTATGGGTGGAATGAGAATACAAGTGATGTTGAAAAAGCCGAGGCAGTTTTAAGAACAATCGAATTCGCTGGAGGAGGGACTTTTGTTAAGGTTAATGAGCATGAATTCGTATTTCGAACACCTCCTGAAAACCTGATTGTAACAAAAATAATAATAAAAACTCTTCTCGAATCAGGCGGAATAAAGGCGAGTTTTGAGACTACTTCGGAGAGAATTTTCATAAGAGTCGAAAGCTAG